Within Dysosmobacter sp. Marseille-Q4140, the genomic segment GTCCAGCTTGGACACCACCTCGAAGGGCGCGTGCATGCTCAGCACCGGAACGCCGGCGTCCAGAGTGGTGATGTTGCGGTTGGCCATATACATAGCCACGGTGCCGCCGCCGCCGGCGTCCACCTTGCCCAGCTCCGCGATCTGCCAGATCACGCCGGAGCGGTCGAAGAGGCCGCGGACGTAGGCCACGGTCTCGGCGTCGGCGTCGGAGGCCCCGGACTTGCCCCGGGCGCCGGTGTACTTGCAAAGGCCGATGCCGTAGTTGAGGTAGGCGGCGTTGCGCTTTTCAAAGACCTCGGCGAAGTTGGGGTCGAAGGCGGCGGTCACGTCGGCGCTGAGGCAGAAAGAGCCCTCGTAGCAGCTGCGCAGGGCCGCGCCCTGGACCTCGCACAGGTCCTCCATAAAGGTGTCGAAAGCGGCGGACTGCATGCCCGTCACGCCGTCGGAGCCGATCTCCTCCTTGTCCGCCAGGACGCACACGGCAGTGCGCGCCGGGGTCTCCTCCAGGTCCAGCAGGGCCCGCAGGGCGGCGTAGCCGCACACCCGGTCGTCGTGGCCGTAGGCGCCGATCATGCTGCGGTCCAGGCCGATGTCGCAGGCGGTCACCGCCGGCACCGCCTCCAGCTCCGCGGAGGTGAAGTCGTCCTCGGTGATGCCGTACTTCTCGTTGAGCAGCTGCATCACCGCCAGCTTCACCCGGCCGGACTCCTCGCTGTCCCCGATGGGGCGGCTGCCCAGCAGCAGGTTCAGCGTCTCGCCGGGCACCGCCTCGCCCAGGGGCTTCTTGTTCTGCTCCATGCCCAGGTGGGGCAGCAGATCTGTGATGACCAGCCGGGGATCGCCGGGGTCCGCGCCGATGTGGACGCGGACACTGGTGCCATCCGCCAGGGCCACCACGCCGTGGAGCTCCAGGGGCACGGTGACCCACTGGTACTTGCGGATACCGCCGTAGTAGTGGGTCTTGAAATAGGCCAGCTCCCCGTCCTCATAGAGGGGGTTGGGCTTGAGGTCCAGACGGGGGGCGTCGATGTGGGCCGCGGCGATCTGCACGCCCTGGCTCAGGGGCGCCTTGCCGATGCGGGCCAGCATCACCGCCTTGCCCCGGTTGCAGCGGTACACCTTGTCGCCGGGGGCCAGGGCCTGGCCCCGCTCATAGGGGCGGTAGCCGGCCTGCTCTGCCAGGCGGATCACCTCCGCGGCGCACAGCCGCTCGGTCTTGCCGGCGTCCAGAAAGGCCTTGTAATCGGCGCAGTATGCCTCCATAGCCGCCCGCTCCGCCTCCGGCGCGCGGTCATAGCCGTTCTTCCGCTTGGAAAGCAGCTGCTCCTTCAGCTGCTTGTACTCACTCTTTTCCATGGGCTTTTTCCTCCTTGATGGTCTCGATCAGCCGCGCGAAGAAGCGCTTCGCCTCCGCCTCGAAGGCCTCGGCGCTGTCGGCGGCGTTGTTCAGCTCCAGATCGCACCGCTCCCGGTAGTATTCGTCGGGCTTCTGGGCGGAGATCCGCAGCCGGGCGTATTGCTCGGAGATATTGTCCCGGGCCATGATCCGCCGGACCCGCAGCTCCAGCGGCGCCGTCAGGGCGATGGTCCGGTCGCACAGCCGGTCCAGGCCGCCCTCCAGCAGGCTGATGGCGTCGATGGCCACCAGGCCGCCGGCATTGTCCGCCAGCCGCTGGCGCAGTTCCGGCTCCATATAGCGGAACACGATGGCGTTGAGCCGCTCCAGCCGCTCCTTGCTGGCAAAGACCTCCTGGCCCAGGCGCTGGCGGTCCAGCCGGCCGTCGGCGGCAAACACGCCTGGGAAGGCGTTGCCGATCTCCTGGCGCAGGTCCTGGTCCGCATCCAGCATCTGATGATACAGGGCGTCGCAGTCAATGGTCACCGCGCCCAGGGACTCCAGGGCCCGCAGGGCGCTGGTCTTGCCGGCGCCGGTGCCGCCGGTGAGGCCCAGCACCACCGGCTCCGCCTCCGCCTCCAGCACGTGGAAGCCGGCGGCCTTTTTCAGCCGGTTACCGATGGCAAGGCCCAGCCCGCGGTTGTCAGGGCATTGGGCGTAGATCTCCGTGACGGCGGAGCCGTCGAAGAAGCGCAGAGCGTCAAAGACCCGCTGGGCCTGGGACAGCTTGTCGGCAGAGGCGCCCAGTGTCTGGACCACCTGGTCCGGGAAGAGGTGAGCGTACTCGTCGAAGCAGATGACGCCGGAGGTGGGGCCCACCCGCTGGGCAATGACCTGGGCGGACTTCTCCGGCTTGCCAGTGACCACGGTGACCGGCGCCTTGGGGGCGTAGTGACGGTACTTCATGCCCGGAGCCCGGGGCTTCTCCCCCTCCGCCAGGGTGCCGGTGACGGCCTTGTCCACCTCGATCTTGCCGATGAGACGCTCCAGCTCCTCCAGAGGCAGTCCGCCGGGGCGCAGCAGCCGGGGCGGATCGCAGGTCAGATCCAGGATCGTGGACTCCACACCCACGGAACAGGGTCCGCCGTCCACCACGCCGGCGATCTTGCCGTCCATATCCTCCAGCACGTCCTGTGCGGTGGTGCAGCTGGGCCGGCCGGAGGTGTTGGCGCTGGGAGCCGCAATGGGCACCCCTGCCTCCCGGATGATGGCCAGGGTCACTGGGTGGTTGGGGCAGCGGACGCCCACGGTGTCCAATCCGGCGGTGGTCTGATCCGGGATGATGGGCTTGCGCTTGAGGATCATGGTCAGCGGGCCGGGCCAGAACTTCCTGGCCAGCACATAGGCCAGGGGCGGCACGTCGCTGCAATAGCGGGCCAGCCACTGCTGGCCGGTGACGTGGATGATGAGGGGGTTGTCCTGGGGACGGCCCTTTGCCTCGAAGATGCGGCGGACCGCATCGGCGTCCAGGGCGTTGGCCCCCAGACCGTACACCGTCTCCGTGGGGATACCCAGGAGGCCGCCCTCCCGCAGGATCTTCGCCGCGGAGTAGATCTTGTCGTCGATGGCCTTCTGCTGGCCCTTGGTGTCCCGCAGGTCAAAATACAATGTGTGCATATGCTTCGCCTCTATCTCTCTGAACTCCGGCGGCTGCGTGCCTCCGGTCTTTTCAACGCGTTCTCATTCCACCCCGGCGCCGCTTTGCAGCCGCTCCGCCCGGTCGGCGGTGACCAGGGCCTCGATCAGCTCCTCCAGATCGCCGTCCATGAAGGCGTCCAGTTTGTAGAGCGTCAGTCCGATGCGGTGGTCCGTCACCCGGCCCTGGGGGAAGTTGTAGGTCCGCACCCGCTGGCTGCGGTCGCCGCTGCCCACCTGGCTGCGGCGCTCGGCGGCGGTGGCCTCGGCCTGCCTCTGCCGCTCCAGGTCGTAGAGCCGGGAGCGCAGGACCTTCATGGCCTTGTCCTTGTTCTTGTACTGGCTCCGCTCGTCCTGGCACTCCACCACCAGCCCCGTGGGCAGATGGGTGATACGGATGGCAGACTCGGTCTTGTTGACATGCTGGCCTCCGGCGCCGGAGGAGCGGTAGGTATCGATCTGCAGGTCCTTGGGGTCGATGGCAACATCCACCTCCTCCGCCTCCCGCAGCACCGCCACGGTGGCGGCGCTGGTCTGGATGCGGCCGCTGCTCTCCGTCACCGGCACCCGCTGGACCCGGTGGACACCGGACTCGAACTTCAGCCGGGACCAGGCGCCCTGGCCCTCGATCATCAGACTGCACTCCTTGACGCCGCCCAACTCTGTGTCGCTGCGGCTCATGACCTCCGCGCTCCAGCCCCGGCGCTGGACATACATGGTGTACATCCGCAGGAGGTCCGCGGCGAACAGAGCCGCCTCCTCCCCGCCGGTGCCCGCCCGGATCTCCAGCAGCACGCCCCGGTCGTCGTCCGGGTCCTTCGGCAGCAGCAAAAGCCGCAGCTGCTCCTCCAGCCGCCCCAGCTCCTCCTGGGCGGCAGCGA encodes:
- the prfA gene encoding peptide chain release factor 1, which codes for MLEKVKAIALRCEDLEAQLADPAVYGDAEKLRTVTRELKELTPVAEAWRAWCRAKSDRDGAEEMLADPDLREMAKAEFAAAQEELGRLEEQLRLLLLPKDPDDDRGVLLEIRAGTGGEEAALFAADLLRMYTMYVQRRGWSAEVMSRSDTELGGVKECSLMIEGQGAWSRLKFESGVHRVQRVPVTESSGRIQTSAATVAVLREAEEVDVAIDPKDLQIDTYRSSGAGGQHVNKTESAIRITHLPTGLVVECQDERSQYKNKDKAMKVLRSRLYDLERQRQAEATAAERRSQVGSGDRSQRVRTYNFPQGRVTDHRIGLTLYKLDAFMDGDLEELIEALVTADRAERLQSGAGVE
- a CDS encoding threonylcarbamoyl-AMP synthase; translated protein: MHTLYFDLRDTKGQQKAIDDKIYSAAKILREGGLLGIPTETVYGLGANALDADAVRRIFEAKGRPQDNPLIIHVTGQQWLARYCSDVPPLAYVLARKFWPGPLTMILKRKPIIPDQTTAGLDTVGVRCPNHPVTLAIIREAGVPIAAPSANTSGRPSCTTAQDVLEDMDGKIAGVVDGGPCSVGVESTILDLTCDPPRLLRPGGLPLEELERLIGKIEVDKAVTGTLAEGEKPRAPGMKYRHYAPKAPVTVVTGKPEKSAQVIAQRVGPTSGVICFDEYAHLFPDQVVQTLGASADKLSQAQRVFDALRFFDGSAVTEIYAQCPDNRGLGLAIGNRLKKAAGFHVLEAEAEPVVLGLTGGTGAGKTSALRALESLGAVTIDCDALYHQMLDADQDLRQEIGNAFPGVFAADGRLDRQRLGQEVFASKERLERLNAIVFRYMEPELRQRLADNAGGLVAIDAISLLEGGLDRLCDRTIALTAPLELRVRRIMARDNISEQYARLRISAQKPDEYYRERCDLELNNAADSAEAFEAEAKRFFARLIETIKEEKAHGKE
- a CDS encoding aminopeptidase, with protein sequence MEKSEYKQLKEQLLSKRKNGYDRAPEAERAAMEAYCADYKAFLDAGKTERLCAAEVIRLAEQAGYRPYERGQALAPGDKVYRCNRGKAVMLARIGKAPLSQGVQIAAAHIDAPRLDLKPNPLYEDGELAYFKTHYYGGIRKYQWVTVPLELHGVVALADGTSVRVHIGADPGDPRLVITDLLPHLGMEQNKKPLGEAVPGETLNLLLGSRPIGDSEESGRVKLAVMQLLNEKYGITEDDFTSAELEAVPAVTACDIGLDRSMIGAYGHDDRVCGYAALRALLDLEETPARTAVCVLADKEEIGSDGVTGMQSAAFDTFMEDLCEVQGAALRSCYEGSFCLSADVTAAFDPNFAEVFEKRNAAYLNYGIGLCKYTGARGKSGASDADAETVAYVRGLFDRSGVIWQIAELGKVDAGGGGTVAMYMANRNITTLDAGVPVLSMHAPFEVVSKLDCYETYKGMAAVYRAER